Genomic DNA from Candidatus Koribacter versatilis Ellin345:
TGCTCGAGCACCTCGGGGATGGCTTTCAACCTCGGTAAATGTTCGAAGTAGAGTTGTTCCTTGCGCCTCGCGACATCCGCGATAGGCATCGTGATGTGTTGTTCCCGCCCCAGCCTCTCAATAATCTCGACGATCGGCACGCCGCCCCACTCGTAGAAACGTTCCTCAGAAAAGAGGCAGCCCCACTCCGAAAGCGCTTCGGTCCAGGCGATGAAGTGAAGCGGCATCGAGTCAGCGACGGTACCATCGCAATCAAACAAGTACGCTTGGAAGTCGCCGGGCGGGAGAACGAGTTGGGGTTTGGGCATTTCCAAGTTTACAGCTGGGCTATGCCGCGCCGGGCGTTCCCATGCCGAGCATAGGATGGGATGCGTATCCAACCACCTTGGCGCCAACCGCATCCAGTGCTAGTGTGAGACTGTTCATGTTGATGACGTTGGGTTGGCTGACGTTATCTATAACGCTATCACTGCTTGTCGCACGCGTACTCCGCCTCAATTCGAAGGCACGCCTGCCTCTCGACACAGAGGACTCAGGACAGGATTGGGAGAATACGAGGACGGCTTAAAGATCGCTCAAGGTTCTTCCGGTTCGCCCTTCCGCAGCAACAATTGCCACAATCAATTTGCCCAACCTCGCCGAACTTTCGCGGTTTGTGGACCACCCAGCGCACGATCTCAATTCTCTACTGACTGCGGCACAGGCCAGTTGGCACAGATTGCTGTTGATTACTTGACGGTGACCATGAGCGATTAGGGCATTGCTCTTGTCGAAACGGCTGCAATCTCCCATCGTCCAACCCGTGCGAGGCAGGTGTTCGATGTGTCGGGTGCCGGCGATACGGTGATTGCGACTCTCGCGGCTGGATTGGCGTCTGGGATGGCGCCCATCGACGCCATTGAGCTCGCGAATCTCGCCGCTGGCGTCGTTGTCGGAAAGGTAGGCACCGCGCCGATCCTCCAGCACGAACTCATAGCTGAGCTGTCGGTCGAGTTACAGACCCACTTTGGCGACAAGATCCTCACACGCGAAGCTCTGGCTGCCCGCGCCCGCGCATGGCGTGCAAACGGAGACCACATCGTTTTCACGAACGGCTGCTTCGATTTGCTGCACGTAGGACACGTGACGTTGCTGGAAGAAGCGCGCCGCTTGGGAACCAGACTGATTGTCGCCATCAACAGCGACAAGTCGGTTTCCAAGCTGAAGGGCGAGTCCCGTCCACTGGTTGGCGAAAAGGAGCGCGCAAAGCTGCTCGCCGCCCTTGCGTCGGTTGATGCTGTTACGATCTTCGACGAATCTACTCCGCTCGAGTGCATCAAAGCACTACAGCCCGACGTTCTCGTTAAGGGGGGCGACTACTCGGAGGAAACCATCGTCGGTGCAGCGGAAGTGAAGTCGTGGAATGGGCGAGTGGTGATTGTTCCCACGGTCCCGGGCTTCAGCACGACGAGCCTGATATCGAAGATGACGACTTCGGGAAAGTAGTTAGAAATTGAACAAGTCAGATCAATTACCGGCAGGACACTTCTTAGCCATTTCCGCAAGCGATTGAGACAGTTTCTCAGCTGTTTCGGAGCCTTCCATGACAAATGGGAAATTCGGATTCGCAGTTTCGCCGTTCGGCTGTAGGACCCAAGCGTCTTGGGTATAGCTCATGTTCGGCTGCGGCGGGTAGATACTGCTAAAGCGTTGAACGCTGTGTGACTGCCCGCTAATGTGCAATGGGATCGAGACGTTGAGGAAGCTGTGCTCAAATCGATTCGTGCCAGCGATGTCTTTGTGTTCCACGAAGACAACCTCACAAGGCTTAGGGAACTGAACTCCGGAGTAGTGAAACGTGACTCGTGAGTACGCTCCGTGGCCATCTGCCTGGAACACAGTTGCGCGCGTCAGCATGAGCACATCACGAATCCATCGCTGTTCAGTCGTCAGCTTGGCGGCAGAAACTTTCGCACCTGGCACGGGAACCACCGGTGCGGTCTGGCCCTGTCCACCGGCAAATTGGGTACTGACACAAAGTAGAAGTAGCACTCCACTGAGTCGTTCGGCGAGCACGCGCAGCATCATTTCTCGTTCTTGTCCTCAGTGAAAGCGTGCTCAACCCAATCGCAAATCATGTGCAGGGCCAATTCGTGACACTCCTGGATGCGGGCAGTTTCCTTCGAAGGTGCGAGGAAACATCCATCCGCCAGTTGCAGCATCTTACCACCGCTGCCCCCAGTGATTGCGACCGTATAGGCACCGATCTCCTTAGCCTTTTGAAGTGCGTTACATACGTTTGCGCTATTGCCGGACGTAGAGATGCCAATCAGAACATCTCCTTTACGACACAGGGATTCGACCTGCCGGACAAAAACGTAGTCGTATGAATAATCGTTTGCCAGCGCTGTGAGAATCGATGTGTCGGTTGTCAAAGCGAGGGACGCCAGACTGCGGCGTTCGCGTCGAAAGCGGCCGACAAGTTCGGCGGCCATGTGCTGGGCATCTGCCGCGCTTCCGCCATTACCACACCAGAAAATCGTTCCACCTCGCCGGATCGCTTCGATCAGTGAGTCGGCAATCTCTTGCAGGAGAGGAAGGCTCGAAGCCATTTGCTCGATCGCACGAATGTGATCAGACAGCGAAATCGTGAATAAATTTACAGTGGTTGGTTCCGGCTTTGTCATGTCCCTTGTTCCGCTCGTACTCGGATTCTGCTTCACGGTACCTCGGGTGCCCTTTGGAGTTGATCGTCAGGCAGGGGTTTCTTGGTTGTCAGTTGCGCAGTAGCATAGCCACTCGGCTGATAGCCCAAAAGCTCGCTATATCGCGCTACAAGAACGACTTCCGAATTCTCCCAGGCCAGATCGCTTCGGAAGCGGTCCCTGCCTTTCTGCGACATTTCCTGGCGAAGCGCACTATTCAGAAGCAGGCTGCGTATGGATTCAGCCATGCTCTTTTCGTCGTTCGGTTCCACGTACAGTGCGCAGTCTTGCGCAGTGTTGAAATGCTCCCGCAGTTTGAACGCCACGACCGGCCGGCCAAACGCCAGGTATTCGATCATCTTGTTCATCGTCGAGAGATTGCTCCACTCCGTCAGGGGATCAGGATCCACACACACATCGCTGGTTGAGAGGTACGCCCAAAGGTCTTCGTCGGAAACACGCCCCGTGAAGTGAGTCATCCCTTGCAGACCCATCTCGGTTGCGAGATTGCGCAAGCGCTGCTGATCCGGGCCCCCTCCCACGAAGACGAAGAGCGTGTCGGATTCGCCATACTTGGATTTGTAATGAGCGATTGATTCGAGCAGGATATCCACGCCATCCTGTTTACACATTTCTCCGAGATACGTGACCATGTGTTGCCGGCCGTTTTTCAACTCCGGCTTTGTCGCGTCCAAGTCGGCCCATGCGCGCCGCGGGCCGCTGCGAACAATCGCGATTCTTTCGGGCCGGATTCCACCGCGCTGCTCGGAGATATCAAAATGTGACTGATTCACAGCGATCACCATGTCAGCGGAACGCAGGGTCCTTCTTTCGAGAAAAAGAAGACCCTTGTAGAGAATTCCCTGCTTCGAGCGGCCCTTCGCTACGAACATCTCCGGACAGAGGTCATGATGGTCGAAGACGAACTTCACCCCGAAGATGCGAAAGAGCAGCGCTAACGCGAAGTACGTATCCGGCGGATTGCACGCATGAATTGCATGAAACGGCCGTCGCGCGTATGCGATCACCGCAAAACACAGAGTCGCCAGCCAGCAGTACACAAACTCCACGAAGTATCCGAGAACGCCGGCGTCTGCCTCATAGATGAGCGGATAGCGATATACCTCTACTCCCTCCAGGATCTCATGGGTCTTCTTATAGATCTTTTTCTTTGGAGAAATGACGGTCACCCCAAAGCCCGCGCGCTGCAGGCTCGTGGCCTCCTGCCAAACCCGCCTGTCGAAGGGCACGGGGAGGTTCTGGACGATGATCAGGATGTTCCGCTGCTTGTTTTTCGCCATCCCCGCTATCCTGCCTTGGCAGCCGATTGCCGTGGATGAAGTGCGAATGGACCGGTCAGGTCGAGTATGTGATATCGATCGCGATGGGCCTGAAGTTTTTCGACGCCTTCGAACTTGTGCCCAATAATGATGAGGTCGCACGCTACAGCGAGTTCTTCGATCGACTCTGTGAGCAGAGAGGAAAGATGCACCAATCGCTGTTGGATGTACTCACGATTCGCGCCCACCAGGCGTGCCACGGAGACATTCGGGTCATAGATTCGCAGGGCGAGTCCTTTGCCAACGAGGCGCTCCGCCAGTTCAACGAATGGGCTTTCGCGGAGATCGTCGGTGTTCTTCTTAAAGCTTAAGCCCACGAGACCGATGCGACGAGCACCTGTCTCGAGAATCGCGTCGAACGCACGCTCAATCACGCACTCGTTGCTATCCAACACGCCGCGCAGCAATGGCAACTCAATGTCCGCAACCTTGCCGGCATAGAGGAGGGCACGCACATCTTTCGGAAGACAGGAACCACCAAAAGCAAAGCCAGGGCGCAAATACCGATGAGAGATGTTCAGCTTATTGTCTTTGCAAAACACTTCCATTACAGCGTCACCGTCGATACCGTTCTCGTGGCAGACCGCTCCGATTTCATTCGCGAATGCGACTTTGAGAGCGTGGAAGGCATTACTGGCGTACTTCACCAACGTCGCTTCCTTAGCGCCAAGAACGTACACCGGAGCGCTGAGATCGGAGTACAAGTCGCGGAGCATTTTCTCTACCTCCGGCTTGTCAGTACCGATCACCGTAAAAGGTGGGTTCTCGTAGTCGGCAATCGCCGAGCCTTCACGCAAAAACTCCGGATTGATGCAAAGTTCTGCCAACCCTGGCACATGCGTCGCGAACAGCTTCGTCGCCTCTTCGAAAACACTGGGGAGCACACTGCTCCGGATGACGATGACCTGTTTGCGATCTAGCAACTTGATAACATCCGCTATCTGTTGACAGGCCCGCAGCAAGTGGCCGGCGTCGATCTGGCCGTTCTTCCGGCTCGGCGTCGCAACCGAGACGAAGCAAATGTCTGTTTGTGCGAGAGCTTCGGACATGTCGCACGTGGCGCGCAGTTTGCCGCTCGAAACCGCCGCAGAGAGCAATTCAGCGAGCTTTGGCTCGATGATCGGCGACTTCCCTTCGTTCAGTGCAGCAACCTTGTCGGCGTTGATATCCACGCCCCAGACATTGTGCCCTCGGCTCGCCAGGCACGCCGCTGAAACTGCACCTACATATCCCAGACCCACAATAGAGATGTTCATCTACGCCTCAAAACTGAATTCGTGTCTTAATGGATTGCGTTCCGCGAATACGCAGCGAGCGGCGCACCGTGGAAGTCGGATGTTTTACGTTAAATTCCGTCGATCGCCATCCCAGAATAGGCGATTCCGAACCGTGGATGATCGCAATGTCGCCTTGCTGTCCTTCGAAAGTGAAGTCCAATTTCACCCCATCGCCCTCGGCGCGAATACTGCCGCCCGGCAACGCCTCCGGCGTCAGCGATTCAACGAGGTGCCAATATAGTTCGATGGAGTGATCGCCCTTACATTCGAAGGCGTCTTCAACTTCGATCATCCGTTCCTGCTTCTTCACCGTTACTGCGCGACGATGTACCACCGGATCAGAGAGCCGGGTGTAACCATCGTGTTCCGCTGCAATGCAGATCTCGGTGGCCTCTTCGGCGAAGTGCTTTACCTTCACGTTCGCCTTCTGGTCCCACAGGAATCTTCCGCGCATGACAGATTGATCTTGGCCATCGACTCGCGCGGTGTTGTGCGCTGCAGTGCCTCGAAAATACGCACGCCACTCCGGATGGGAATGGTACGCATAGGTACCGGGGTCGACAAGAACGTACCGGTCTTTCACTGCCAGCAATAACGAAAGGGCATCTGCATGACCGTGCGCCGCGATGGTTGTGAATCCCAGCGGACCCACGTCCATTACGACTTTCCAGTCATCGGCCTGTATTACGGCGATACCGCCTTCACGCAGGAGTTCCGCAGTTCCGACTTGCGGCGTACTCGCGCGGCGGACGATCGGTTCTGTTGCTGGGCCGAGCAATGCCTTGCTTGCAACCGTCCCGCGGGGCGCAAAGGACAGGTATCGTTCATCATCGAAAAGCCCAGCCCCCAAACTCATGACTGCTTGCAATTCTGATTCATTCGGAGAAAACAAGAATCCGCGGGCATCATCCGAGTCACCAAACCATGGCAGGTCGCCACTCTTCGTCGCGACGAGAAGAACATAATCTAAACCCTTGCGGAGGCGCTCGTAGTACGCCCCTTCAAAGGCGTCGCCAGAGTTACGTGCGACCAATCCGGCAAAGAGCAACATTTCGAGCGTGAAGAACTGGTACGACATCGCTTGCTCGCGATTTACACCTTCCGGAGTGAACTGCGCGAGAATCTCACGTTCCAGTTCTCTCCGAGCGAAGTCTCGCCAGGTGTCACATTCATTCCACCAGGGGAAGCAGGTCGCACCCACATACAATCCAGCGAGTTCCCCAATCAGGTGGTTGTTCGCGGAAGAGTAACGGCTCAAATGCCGCCGAATCGCCTTCATATGCAAGTAGGCTGAAGTCGCCAACTTCTCGCGGAGTGCTTTATTGCGTGCGAAGTGTTCTCGCATTGTCGGAAAAATGGCAGCCCAGGAGATGAGCCGTAAACCGAATTCCAGGCTGCTCGTCCAGTTCACACCCTCCATATACGGATTGCTATCGAGCCAGTCCGATAGCGAGCGCGCAACGATGTCCGACGCGTCCGGACGGGACGAGTATGCGAGCGCACTCAGATGCTGGTGACGGTTGATCTCCCAAATGTACTTAATGTCGCCAACTACTTCGGGATCGCGGATATCCAGGCTGCGCGAGAATTTGCGCTCTACCGACTTGGAGTTGCGGTAATCACGATGCCAGTCGAACTCGAAATCCGCAGGGAACTCGAGATCGAAGATTCGTATCTTTTCGAACGAGGCGCCGGCCCGGTTGAACGTGACAGGGTATTTCCTCGGCGACCACCATTCCCCGTGGGGAGCCTGAAATTGCGCGCGTTGGCCTTTACCCAAATAATCAATGGGTACGTTGGCGGCCTGGCGAGTGCGATAAAGCACCTCCGCCGGCCCCATCTGGCGCATACGTGCGAAATACCAAGTCAACTTATTCAATGTCGACGCGACTCCGAGTGCGAATGGATTCCAACGCCGCAAAGGTTACCTTTGACGTTGCCTCCAGCGACCCAAACGGAATGGGAGATTGCCCATTCTTTAGGCCGTCCATTACTGCCTGCATCTCAGCCGTGTGTCCTTTATCTCCGGAGTACGACTTCTTCTCATCTTTGCGGCCGCTATACATTACGAGCGACTTGAAGCTATCCATTACCGCTGACCGGCCTCCCGCAAAAGCTTCGATGTACTCCTTCGGCATGGAGGGTCCACCGCTGGCAAGGTAGAGAATGGATCCGACCGATCCGTCATCGAACGTAATCTGCACAACCGCGTTGTCGTGGTTGTAGCGGCCCGCTTTATCTGCAGGGGCACTTGCGTAGACGCTCACCGGTTGCGCGCCTGCGAGGAATTGCATGGTGTCGACGAAGTGGCACATCTCGCCGACGGTTCGTCCGCCTTGCGCGGAATCCTGGTACCAACTGTTAAGCGGCAAGTAGCCGGCATTCACTCGGTAATGCATGGTGAGAGGTTCGCCAGCGCCTTGGAAAAACTTCTTCATCGTCTTTAAGGGGTCAGAGAACCGGCGGTTATAGCCAACCATCAAGAAAGGAGAGTTGCCGCTCTCGGCTGCTGCCCGATACGTGGCGCCGATTTCTTCCAGTTCCTTGCTGCTGATCGCGAGCGGTTTCTCGACGAAGACACGTTTCCCCGCCTGGAGTGCCTCCAGAACGTAACGGCCATGAGTATCGTGTCGGGTGCTAATAAATACGAGCTTTACCGCAGGATCCTGGAATACCTCTCCAGGGTCGGTGGTAAACGAACGGAACCCGAATTTCTTCGCCACCGAACTCGCGTTTACAGGTTTCGAAGTGGCAACCAGCTCGAACTGAGCGCCAATTTTCTTCAATGGCGGAAGCAGGTAGGATTGCGCAAAGTTCCCGGCGCCGATAAATGCGATGGCCGCTGACGACTCGGGCACAGCCTTTGTGGGCGAAAGATCGATGCGCCGATTCGCCGCCGTTCTCTCGTAAGTTGCATCGGGATAACTCAGCAGAATTCCTAGATACGGCGTCTGCGTTTTTCCCGTAATGATGTCGTATGCCTCGAGCGCCTTGTCCACGGGGATGGTATGGGTGGTCAACGAACGCACGTCGAGGCGCCGTTCGGCGATCAAATCCAGCGCCGATTCCATGTTCCGCTTTTCGGTCCAGCGAACATATCCGATTGGGTAATCGTGCCCACGCTCTTCGTATTCGGAATCGTAGCGACCCGGCCCGTACGAACAAGAGATCCGGAAATCGACTTCCTTCTCGTAAAAAGGGCTGCGCGGGATATCCATTCCCACTGCGCCCACTACTACCACTTTCGAACGTTTCCTCGCGTACTGCATTGCCAGTTCGACAGGCTCGCTCGATTTCGTTGCCGCCGTGACGATCACCGCATCGCTGCCGCGACCGCGCGTAAACGCTTCGACCTTGCCGACGGAGTGCATATCGCTAACCGCGCACTCGGAGCAACCAAACTTCTTCGCCAACTCAAAGTTCCGATCGCTGATATCGAGACCGATGACGGCGCAACCACTCGCCTTCAGGATCTGCACGGTGATCAAGCCAATCAGCCCGAGGCCCATCACCACAACTTTTTCGCCGACGCGCACATCGGCTTGGCGAACACCCTGCATCGCAATCGCGATCACGGTGGTGTAGGCCGCATCATCCATGGCGACGCTCTCAGGAACAAGCGTCGCGAGATTTTTCGGAACATAAACAATCTCCGAATGAGAAGCGTATCCAACTCCGCCGCAAGCGACCCGATCGCCAACCTTGAACTCGTCAACGGCGCTCTCCACAACGATTCCCGCGCAGCTATATCCGAGCTCTTTGTAGTTGTCGAGACGGTTCTGCACCTTCTCGATCGTTGCCATCAGGCCTTCGCGCTTCACGTTGTCCATAACCTGGCGCACGAGGTCTGGGCGTGCTTGGGCCTTGCCGATCAATGAAGCCTGCGCCGTCGTCACCGAACTTCGTTCGGTGCCCGCGCTGATCAACGAAAAGAAATTGCGGACGAGAATGCCGCCGCTCTTGAGCTGTGGCACCGGCAGCTCTTCGACGGTAATGTCACCGGTTTTCTGATATTGGATAACTTGTTTCATAGCCTCTCAGTCGTTTCTATCCGATGCCGACGCGCGAAAGCGTAGCAGCGTTTCCGCCTTGGCGACCTTGTGTGAGCACGAACGGAAACTTTCCGTTCGCACCGCGCGGAATACTCTCGCAATACTCAAACTCGACCGAGGTGTCTGACCCCAATCGAAGCGCAGCTTCCTCGCGAATCGCTCGCTCGTCGGGCGCGCCGTATTCAGGAGTGCGTACCACGCGTAACACGACCTTTCCTGCCGCGGTTTGAACGACTTGAGCTTCGACTACGTTCTGACTGTCTTTGAACAAATGATCGAGACGTCCAACGTAGCGCCCATCAGCGGCAACTATGTAGTCTTCGCTACGACCTGCGATCTCATGAATTAAAACCCCGCTCCGGCCGCATCGAGAAACTTGGTTCTTGGAAAGTACGACCCGGTCACCAATGTCATAGCGAACCAGCGGAAAAGCATGATTGCCGAATCCTGTGCAGAGCAGACGCCCCGTCTCGCCAGGAGAAATAGGATCGTTGTGCTCATCTACAATCTCGATGAGGCTGTGCTCCATTTTCAAATGGCGTTCGCCTAGTTCGCATTGCAC
This window encodes:
- the rfaE2 gene encoding D-glycero-beta-D-manno-heptose 1-phosphate adenylyltransferase; translated protein: MSHRPTRARQVFDVSGAGDTVIATLAAGLASGMAPIDAIELANLAAGVVVGKVGTAPILQHELIAELSVELQTHFGDKILTREALAARARAWRANGDHIVFTNGCFDLLHVGHVTLLEEARRLGTRLIVAINSDKSVSKLKGESRPLVGEKERAKLLAALASVDAVTIFDESTPLECIKALQPDVLVKGGDYSEETIVGAAEVKSWNGRVVIVPTVPGFSTTSLISKMTTSGK
- a CDS encoding D-sedoheptulose-7-phosphate isomerase, which gives rise to MTKPEPTTVNLFTISLSDHIRAIEQMASSLPLLQEIADSLIEAIRRGGTIFWCGNGGSAADAQHMAAELVGRFRRERRSLASLALTTDTSILTALANDYSYDYVFVRQVESLCRKGDVLIGISTSGNSANVCNALQKAKEIGAYTVAITGGSGGKMLQLADGCFLAPSKETARIQECHELALHMICDWVEHAFTEDKNEK
- a CDS encoding glycosyltransferase family 4 protein; protein product: MAKNKQRNILIIVQNLPVPFDRRVWQEATSLQRAGFGVTVISPKKKIYKKTHEILEGVEVYRYPLIYEADAGVLGYFVEFVYCWLATLCFAVIAYARRPFHAIHACNPPDTYFALALLFRIFGVKFVFDHHDLCPEMFVAKGRSKQGILYKGLLFLERRTLRSADMVIAVNQSHFDISEQRGGIRPERIAIVRSGPRRAWADLDATKPELKNGRQHMVTYLGEMCKQDGVDILLESIAHYKSKYGESDTLFVFVGGGPDQQRLRNLATEMGLQGMTHFTGRVSDEDLWAYLSTSDVCVDPDPLTEWSNLSTMNKMIEYLAFGRPVVAFKLREHFNTAQDCALYVEPNDEKSMAESIRSLLLNSALRQEMSQKGRDRFRSDLAWENSEVVLVARYSELLGYQPSGYATAQLTTKKPLPDDQLQRAPEVP
- a CDS encoding nucleotide sugar dehydrogenase yields the protein MNISIVGLGYVGAVSAACLASRGHNVWGVDINADKVAALNEGKSPIIEPKLAELLSAAVSSGKLRATCDMSEALAQTDICFVSVATPSRKNGQIDAGHLLRACQQIADVIKLLDRKQVIVIRSSVLPSVFEEATKLFATHVPGLAELCINPEFLREGSAIADYENPPFTVIGTDKPEVEKMLRDLYSDLSAPVYVLGAKEATLVKYASNAFHALKVAFANEIGAVCHENGIDGDAVMEVFCKDNKLNISHRYLRPGFAFGGSCLPKDVRALLYAGKVADIELPLLRGVLDSNECVIERAFDAILETGARRIGLVGLSFKKNTDDLRESPFVELAERLVGKGLALRIYDPNVSVARLVGANREYIQQRLVHLSSLLTESIEELAVACDLIIIGHKFEGVEKLQAHRDRYHILDLTGPFALHPRQSAAKAG
- a CDS encoding heparinase II/III family protein yields the protein MNKLTWYFARMRQMGPAEVLYRTRQAANVPIDYLGKGQRAQFQAPHGEWWSPRKYPVTFNRAGASFEKIRIFDLEFPADFEFDWHRDYRNSKSVERKFSRSLDIRDPEVVGDIKYIWEINRHQHLSALAYSSRPDASDIVARSLSDWLDSNPYMEGVNWTSSLEFGLRLISWAAIFPTMREHFARNKALREKLATSAYLHMKAIRRHLSRYSSANNHLIGELAGLYVGATCFPWWNECDTWRDFARRELEREILAQFTPEGVNREQAMSYQFFTLEMLLFAGLVARNSGDAFEGAYYERLRKGLDYVLLVATKSGDLPWFGDSDDARGFLFSPNESELQAVMSLGAGLFDDERYLSFAPRGTVASKALLGPATEPIVRRASTPQVGTAELLREGGIAVIQADDWKVVMDVGPLGFTTIAAHGHADALSLLLAVKDRYVLVDPGTYAYHSHPEWRAYFRGTAAHNTARVDGQDQSVMRGRFLWDQKANVKVKHFAEEATEICIAAEHDGYTRLSDPVVHRRAVTVKKQERMIEVEDAFECKGDHSIELYWHLVESLTPEALPGGSIRAEGDGVKLDFTFEGQQGDIAIIHGSESPILGWRSTEFNVKHPTSTVRRSLRIRGTQSIKTRIQF
- a CDS encoding bi-domain-containing oxidoreductase, which translates into the protein MKQVIQYQKTGDITVEELPVPQLKSGGILVRNFFSLISAGTERSSVTTAQASLIGKAQARPDLVRQVMDNVKREGLMATIEKVQNRLDNYKELGYSCAGIVVESAVDEFKVGDRVACGGVGYASHSEIVYVPKNLATLVPESVAMDDAAYTTVIAIAMQGVRQADVRVGEKVVVMGLGLIGLITVQILKASGCAVIGLDISDRNFELAKKFGCSECAVSDMHSVGKVEAFTRGRGSDAVIVTAATKSSEPVELAMQYARKRSKVVVVGAVGMDIPRSPFYEKEVDFRISCSYGPGRYDSEYEERGHDYPIGYVRWTEKRNMESALDLIAERRLDVRSLTTHTIPVDKALEAYDIITGKTQTPYLGILLSYPDATYERTAANRRIDLSPTKAVPESSAAIAFIGAGNFAQSYLLPPLKKIGAQFELVATSKPVNASSVAKKFGFRSFTTDPGEVFQDPAVKLVFISTRHDTHGRYVLEALQAGKRVFVEKPLAISSKELEEIGATYRAAAESGNSPFLMVGYNRRFSDPLKTMKKFFQGAGEPLTMHYRVNAGYLPLNSWYQDSAQGGRTVGEMCHFVDTMQFLAGAQPVSVYASAPADKAGRYNHDNAVVQITFDDGSVGSILYLASGGPSMPKEYIEAFAGGRSAVMDSFKSLVMYSGRKDEKKSYSGDKGHTAEMQAVMDGLKNGQSPIPFGSLEATSKVTFAALESIRTRSRVDIE